A window of Candidatus Eisenbacteria bacterium genomic DNA:
GGCGAGCGCGACCGCCGCGCCCGGGCGTCGCTCGTCGCCGTGGCAGCCGGCGCAGCTCTCGCCGTAGAGGGTCGCGAAGTCCATCACCTTCGACGGCCGGACCGGCCGGTCCGCGCGTTGCGGGCGTCCCGGCATCTGGTCGCAACCGGCGCCGAACGCAAGCACCGCGCAGAGGCTGAGCAGCGCGCGCGCGCGCCTCATCGGTCGTCCTGCGTCTCGATGCCGCTGCGCACGGCGAGCGGCGCGTGCTGGAAGGTCGCGATGCGCGACGAGCGCGCGACCACGAGGCCGGCGACGAGACCGAAGGCGATCTGCGTCGCGACGAACCATCCCCACTCGATGCGCGCGTTGAGGGCGGGATTGACGACGTCGAGCGCCGCCGCGATGAGCCCCGTCCACATGAGTGGCGCGACGAGCCCGCCCCAGAAGGCCGGGTGCCACGGGAACATGGGCAACAGGGCGCCGTAGAGGAGGCCCACCAGGACGGAGAGCACGGCGTGGATCGCGAACGCGAGCAGGAGCGCCTGGGCGTCGAACTGCGAGAGCGCCGCCTCGGGCGCGTTCGTCATGGCCGACGAGCCGGCGGCGGCGAGGAGGTTGATCGTGTACCAGGGGCTGCGGTGCGCGAGGAGCCCGTGCACGACGGCGAGCGCGGCCATCGCGATGCCCCCGGCGATGCCCCCCTTGATCCCCGCCGAGTAGGGATAGACTTCGACCGGCAGTCGCGCGCGATGCCGCGCCGTCCCGGCCGCGAGACGCTGCACGGCGTGTGGCGACGGGGCGATCGCCGCCGCCGGCTCGAGCGCCACCTCTTCCTCGTGCTCGCGCGGAAGGACCTCGCGGAACCAGCCGACGGCGCCGACGACGAAGGCGACGACGCCGACGACGCTGACGATCGCGCTGGTCACCAGGCCGGCGAGGAGCAGCGTCACACCGAAGGCCGTCACCAGCGGCGCCGCGGTCGGTGCGGGAGCGTGGATCGAGCCGGGTCCGCCGCTCGCCATCAGCGCGCTCCCACGTAGACGACGAGGAACACGACCAGCCACACGGCGTCGACGAAGTGCCAGTAGAGCGACAGCGTATCGGCACGCTCGGCGTGAGCGCGCGTCACGTGCCCGCCGAGGGCGAGGATCAGCACGATCGTCAGGAGCACGAGCCCGACGATCACGTGCGCGGCGTGCAGGCCGACCAGCGAGTAGAAGGTGGTGCCGAAGAGGTTCGTGCGGATCGTGAGGCCGTCCTGGTAGATGAGGCGATGCCACTCCGCGCCGGTTCCCGCGAGGAAGGCCGCGCCCAGGAGGATCGTCACCAGCCACCAGAGCGTGAACGACTGGACGGCGCCGCCGCGGAGCGCGCGCACGGCGACGTGGATCGTCAGGCTGCTCGACCACAGGAGGATCGAGACCACGACCGGCAGGTCGAGCACCTCCTTGGGCGTCGGACCCGAGAGGCTCTTGCCCACGTAGAAGACGTACGCGGCGACGAAGATCGCGAACACGGCCGACTCGGCGAGGATGAGCCCGCCGATGCCCACCCGGCCGCGAGCGGGCAGCGTCCACGCCGGCGTCCCGGCGATCGCGCTCGGCGCGCTCACTCGTACCTCCAGTCGGGATCGTCGGGGTGCTTGAGATCCCAGAGCGGCCGCCGGCTGCGCACGACGGGGAGCGTCTCGAAGTTGTAGGGCGGCGGCGGCGAGCTCGTCGACCACTCGAGCGTCCAGGCGTCCCACGGATCGGCACCGGCGGGCGCGCCGCGCACGAGCGAGCGGACGACGTTCCACAGGAAGAAGACGATCGCCGCCGCCTGGAACACGACGCCCGCGCTCGCGAGCTGGTTCCAGAGCTCGAACCCGCGTCCGGGCTGGTAGGTGTAGATCCGCCGCGGCATCCCGATCATGCCCGCGAAGTGCAGCGGCGCGAAGGTCAGGTTGAAGCCGACGACGAAGAGCCAGAAGTGCCAGCGCCCGAGCGTCTCGTCGAGCCGCCGTCCCGTCGCCTTCGGGAACCAGTAGTAGATCGCGCCGAAGATCGTGAAGAGGAGGCCGCCGATGAGGACGTAGTGGAAGTGCGCGACGACGAAGTACGAGTCGGAGAGCTGCCAGTCGAACGGCGCGACCGAGAGCATGATCCCGGTCAGGCCCGCGCACAGGAACTGGAAGAGGAACCCGATGCAGAACAGCATCGGCGTCGCGAAGCGGATCTTGCCGCCCCAGATGGTGGCGAGCCAGTTGAACACCTTGATGCCCGTCGGCACCCCGACGATCATGGTCGAGACGGCGAAGAACGTGTTGCCCGCCGGGGTCATGCCGACCGTGAACATGTGGTGCGCCCATACGCCCAGGCTGATGAAGCCGATCGACACCGACGCCGCGACCATGAACGGGTAGCCGAAGATCACCTTGCGGGAGAAGACCGGGATGATCTCGGAGGCGAACGCGAAGCCCGGCAGGATCAGCACGTAGACCTCCGGGTGGCCGAAGATCCAGAAGAAGTGCTGCCAGAGGACGGCCGAGCCGCCCGCCTGCGTGTCGAAGAAGTGCGCGCCGAGGAAGCGGTCGAGGGTCAGCATGATCTGCGCCGCGGTGAGCGGCGAGATCACGATGAGGATCATGCAGGCGACTACGAAATTCAGCCAGACGAAGAGCGGCATCTTCCCGAGCGTCATGCCGGGGCAGCGCAGGCAGAGCGTGGTCGCGAGCAGGTTCACGGCCGTGCCGATCGAGCCGATGCCCGAGACGAGGAGGCTGAGCGTCCAGTAGTCGGTGCTGTTGCCGCGCGAGAAGGCGCGCGCCGTGAGGGGCGCGTACGCGAACCAGCCGACGTCGGGCGCCGTGCCACCGCCGTACAGGCCCTCGGCGCCGAGGAAGCTGAAGTAGAGCAGGCAGGCGCCGAAGAGCGACATCCAGAAGGAGAAGGCGTTCAGGCGCGGGAACGCCATGTCGCGCGCCCCGACCATGAGCGGCACGAGGTAGTTCGCGAAGCCGAGCAGGATCGGCATGCCGACGAAGAACACCATCGTCGTGCCGTGCAGGGTCATCATGCGATTGAAGACCTGCGGCGAGACGAAGTGGTTGTTCGGCAGCGCGAGCTGGATGCGCATGATCGCCGCCTCGGATC
This region includes:
- the ctaD gene encoding cytochrome c oxidase subunit I, with translation MHRDADRPSVLAILHDWVVTVDHKRLGLMYIASGLVFFLVAGSEAAIMRIQLALPNNHFVSPQVFNRMMTLHGTTMVFFVGMPILLGFANYLVPLMVGARDMAFPRLNAFSFWMSLFGACLLYFSFLGAEGLYGGGTAPDVGWFAYAPLTARAFSRGNSTDYWTLSLLVSGIGSIGTAVNLLATTLCLRCPGMTLGKMPLFVWLNFVVACMILIVISPLTAAQIMLTLDRFLGAHFFDTQAGGSAVLWQHFFWIFGHPEVYVLILPGFAFASEIIPVFSRKVIFGYPFMVAASVSIGFISLGVWAHHMFTVGMTPAGNTFFAVSTMIVGVPTGIKVFNWLATIWGGKIRFATPMLFCIGFLFQFLCAGLTGIMLSVAPFDWQLSDSYFVVAHFHYVLIGGLLFTIFGAIYYWFPKATGRRLDETLGRWHFWLFVVGFNLTFAPLHFAGMIGMPRRIYTYQPGRGFELWNQLASAGVVFQAAAIVFFLWNVVRSLVRGAPAGADPWDAWTLEWSTSSPPPPYNFETLPVVRSRRPLWDLKHPDDPDWRYE
- a CDS encoding heme-copper oxidase subunit III: MSAPSAIAGTPAWTLPARGRVGIGGLILAESAVFAIFVAAYVFYVGKSLSGPTPKEVLDLPVVVSILLWSSSLTIHVAVRALRGGAVQSFTLWWLVTILLGAAFLAGTGAEWHRLIYQDGLTIRTNLFGTTFYSLVGLHAAHVIVGLVLLTIVLILALGGHVTRAHAERADTLSLYWHFVDAVWLVVFLVVYVGAR